In one Rhinopithecus roxellana isolate Shanxi Qingling chromosome 1, ASM756505v1, whole genome shotgun sequence genomic region, the following are encoded:
- the LOC104658434 gene encoding zinc finger HIT domain-containing protein 3 isoform X1 translates to MASLRCSTVVCVICLEKPKYHCPACRVPYCSVACFRKHKEQCNPEARPAEKEIRSALPTKIIKPVENKDDDDSIADFLNSDEEEDRVSLQNLKNLGESATLRSLLLNPHLRQLMVNLDQGEDKAKLMRAYLQEPLFVEFADCCLGIVEPSQNEDS, encoded by the coding sequence ATGGCGTCGCTCAGATGTAGCACCGTTGTCTGCGTGATCTGCTTGGAGAAGCCCAAATACCACTGTCCGGCCTGCCGCGTGCCCTACTGCTCTGTAGCCTGCTTCCGGAAGCACAAAGAACAGTGCAACCCTGAAGCTCGTCCtgctgagaaagaaataagatcagCTCTTCCTACCAAAATCATAAAGCCTGTGGAAAACAAAGATGATGATGACTCTATAGCTGATTTTCTCAATAGTGATGAGGAAGAAGACAGAGTTTCTTTGCAGAATTTAAAGAATTTAGGGGAATCTGCAACATTAAGAAGCTTATTGCTCAATCCACACCTCAGGCAGTTGATGGTCAACCTCGATCAGGGGGAAGACAAAGCAAAGCTCATGAGAGCCTACCTGCAAGAGCCCTTGTTTGTGGAGTTTGCAGACTGCTGTTTAGGAATTGTGGAGCCATCCCAGAATGAGGATTCTTAA
- the LOC104658434 gene encoding zinc finger HIT domain-containing protein 3 isoform X2 has translation MASLRCSTVVCVICLEKPKYHCPACRVPYCSVACFRKHKEQCNPEARPAEKEIRSALPTKIIKPVENKDDDDSIADFLNSDEEEDRVSLQNLKNLGGVSLCRPGWSAVARSRLTASSASRVHAILLPQPPE, from the exons ATGGCGTCGCTCAGATGTAGCACCGTTGTCTGCGTGATCTGCTTGGAGAAGCCCAAATACCACTGTCCGGCCTGCCGCGTGCCCTACTGCTCTGTAGCCTGCTTCCGGAAGCACAAAGAACAGTGCAACCCTGAAGCTCGTCCtgctgagaaagaaataagatcagCTCTTCCTACCAAAATCATAAAGCCTGTGGAAAACAAAGATGATGATGACTCTATAGCTGATTTTCTCAATAGTGATGAGGAAGAAGACAGAGTTTCTTTGCAGAATTTAAAGAATTT aggcggagtctcgctctgtcgcccaggctggagtgcagtggcgcgatctcgtctcactgcaagctccgcctcccgggttcacgccattctcctgcctcagcctcccgagtag